The sequence GGCACGACTTGATCGTTTTACTGATGCTAGGGTCTGGTTGCATTTGGGTCAAATTTCAAGTGCGTTTCATTTCGAACTGGGTAAAAAATGGGGGAAGATAAATCTCTCACGCAGAGAGCATAAATAAATGACTGAAATTTGGCTGTCATTTGGGCAAGCGTTTCATTTTGTTTTCGTTTGGGGTGCACCTGATACCCGAAGACCTCtcccctctctcctctctcctctctcccttGGTGGGCTTCGTCTGCCTCCTACCTGGGATCGGCGAGCTCTCGGTAAATCAGCGACGGTGACGTGCAAGGTGCGCCGAGCTATCCTGCTGGATGGCCGATCTCTCCATGAGCTCAGGGTGTTTGCTGCCGCCTGCTGGTTCTACTCCTAGGATAGCTGAAGGATCCGGCGGTCTCGAGCCCATCCGCGGTGCGTCGACTCTGGTTTCGACTGCTTCGTAGCTGATTTCGCTCGTCAGCGGACGTAATCTGTGGGTTTTCTCAGACGTCTCATGCGTCATTTTCGGATGTTCAATCTGATTTTGTTGACTTCAGCGATAATTTCTAAGAAATGATGAGGTTTTCTCCGTCGCGGTTTGGTTCTTTTAGGATTATTTCGGCTAGATGGGATGGCAAAGGCTAGATTTTTCCGGTTGCTTTTAATTTGGATTGTTCCTTCAAATTTGTGGCCAGGTTTGGCAGTATAATATttcgctctttttgaaatcatgcaaaAGTCTTGAGCTTTCGTGATTCCTCTTCATCTCTGGTGTTCAAAAGTGCACCATATCGTAGTGCTGACCACATAATTTCCCTAACTATTCTTCAGAGTCTTTCATTTGTATCGATTTTAAACAATCTGAAGTAGCCAAAATGAGATTTTGTTGATTCTTCTCATCGATCTGTACGATTCCAGGCCTAGTTCCGGCAGATCGCAGCATGTGCGGTGGTCCGGGCCGCTTGAAGTCCTCAGCTTCGTCTTCGTTGTCGCCGTCTCCAACCTCACAGGAAGAACATCAGCAACGTTCTCTCGCCGCAGGAATGAGTCGACTGACCGTAGAGATCGACTCTTTCTCCTTGAGCCTTCTGGAGCTCGCCGCTAACAACGATGTGGGCGCCTTTCGGCTGTTTCTGGACCGCGACCCGTCGGCCGTGGACGAGGTTGGTCTCTGGTACGGCCGAAGGAAGGGCTCCAACCGCATGGTCCTGGAGCAGCGGACTCCCTTGATGGTGGCCGCCACTTACGGCAGCCTCGACGTCCTCAAGCTCATCCTGTCGCTGCCCTCTGTGGATGTCAACCGTGTCGCCGGACTCGATAGCACCACCGCTCTCCACTGCGCTGCTTCCGGTGGATCTTTGGAAGCTGTTGATGCTGTGAAGATGCTCCTTGCGGCCGGTGCGGATCCCGCTTTGGTGGATGCAAACGGAAACCGTCCTGCTGATGCTATCGTGGTGCCTCCCAAGTTGCCTGGTGTGAAGACTGGCCTTGAACTCCTTCTTGGAAGGAGCACAAATGCGTCGGGTGGCTCAGATAACCACCACCACCCTCTTCGCGTGATGACCAGTTCGCCGAACTCCATTTCGCCGCCGCTTTCTTTGTCCCCTGACGAGGAAGGGTCGCCGTTGTCCAACTCGACTTCCTCCCCTCCGATGGCGAAGTTCCCTGACCTTCCTCCGGTGGTCGTGTCCGAGAAGAAGGAATATCCAGTGGACCCATCTCTCCCGGACATCAAGAACAGCATCTACTCCACAGATGAGTTCCGCATGTTCTCGTTTAAGATCCGCCCGTGTTCTCGGGCATACTCCCATGACTGGACCGAGTGCCCCTTCGTCCATCCTGGTGAGAATGCCCGCCGGCGTGACCCCAGGAAATACCACTACAGCTGCGTCCCGTGCCCTGACTTCCGGAAGGGGGCCTGTCGGAGGGGAGACATGTGCGAGTATGCACATGGGGTGTTCGAGTGTTGGCTTCACCCGGCACAATATCGCACGAGGCTCTGCAAGGACGGGACGGGCTGCTCTCGCAGGGTCTGTTTCTTTGCGCACACGAACGAGGAGCTTCGTCCGCTTTATGTGTCTACTGGCTCGGCTGTGCCCTCTCCCCGGTCATCCTCTGCTGCAATGGAGATGGCTGCAGC comes from Musa acuminata AAA Group cultivar baxijiao chromosome BXJ3-3, Cavendish_Baxijiao_AAA, whole genome shotgun sequence and encodes:
- the LOC135581273 gene encoding zinc finger CCCH domain-containing protein 24-like isoform X1 codes for the protein MADLSMSSGCLLPPAGSTPRIAEGSGGLEPIRGLVPADRSMCGGPGRLKSSASSSLSPSPTSQEEHQQRSLAAGMSRLTVEIDSFSLSLLELAANNDVGAFRLFLDRDPSAVDEVGLWYGRRKGSNRMVLEQRTPLMVAATYGSLDVLKLILSLPSVDVNRVAGLDSTTALHCAASGGSLEAVDAVKMLLAAGADPALVDANGNRPADAIVVPPKLPGVKTGLELLLGRSTNASGGSDNHHHPLRVMTSSPNSISPPLSLSPDEEGSPLSNSTSSPPMAKFPDLPPVVVSEKKEYPVDPSLPDIKNSIYSTDEFRMFSFKIRPCSRAYSHDWTECPFVHPGENARRRDPRKYHYSCVPCPDFRKGACRRGDMCEYAHGVFECWLHPAQYRTRLCKDGTGCSRRVCFFAHTNEELRPLYVSTGSAVPSPRSSSAAMEMAAAMGLMPGSPSSVSAVMSPFTPPMSPSANGIGHSSASWPQPNVPTLTLPASNLHSSRLRSSLSARDMPMDDLSVISEFDTQQLLSDLCYSRPSSSAGNRSIRTKTLTPSNLDDLFSSEIASSPRYNSDQGSIFSPSHRTAVFNQFQQQQSLLSPINTNVFAPKAVDAQHLPAHSPLLQASLNVSSPGLMSPRSVEPVSPMSSRLAMLTQRERQQQSLRSLSSRDLGPISSPIVGSPVNSSWSKWASPSGVPDWGVNSEELGRLRRSSSFELRGNGEEPDLSWVHSLVRESPTEKVVSVATAPTGPTGGAECLNSNVEMDGHDQAAVLGAWLEQMQLDQIVT
- the LOC135581273 gene encoding zinc finger CCCH domain-containing protein 24-like isoform X2, whose protein sequence is MCGGPGRLKSSASSSLSPSPTSQEEHQQRSLAAGMSRLTVEIDSFSLSLLELAANNDVGAFRLFLDRDPSAVDEVGLWYGRRKGSNRMVLEQRTPLMVAATYGSLDVLKLILSLPSVDVNRVAGLDSTTALHCAASGGSLEAVDAVKMLLAAGADPALVDANGNRPADAIVVPPKLPGVKTGLELLLGRSTNASGGSDNHHHPLRVMTSSPNSISPPLSLSPDEEGSPLSNSTSSPPMAKFPDLPPVVVSEKKEYPVDPSLPDIKNSIYSTDEFRMFSFKIRPCSRAYSHDWTECPFVHPGENARRRDPRKYHYSCVPCPDFRKGACRRGDMCEYAHGVFECWLHPAQYRTRLCKDGTGCSRRVCFFAHTNEELRPLYVSTGSAVPSPRSSSAAMEMAAAMGLMPGSPSSVSAVMSPFTPPMSPSANGIGHSSASWPQPNVPTLTLPASNLHSSRLRSSLSARDMPMDDLSVISEFDTQQLLSDLCYSRPSSSAGNRSIRTKTLTPSNLDDLFSSEIASSPRYNSDQGSIFSPSHRTAVFNQFQQQQSLLSPINTNVFAPKAVDAQHLPAHSPLLQASLNVSSPGLMSPRSVEPVSPMSSRLAMLTQRERQQQSLRSLSSRDLGPISSPIVGSPVNSSWSKWASPSGVPDWGVNSEELGRLRRSSSFELRGNGEEPDLSWVHSLVRESPTEKVVSVATAPTGPTGGAECLNSNVEMDGHDQAAVLGAWLEQMQLDQIVT